The Astatotilapia calliptera chromosome 2, fAstCal1.2, whole genome shotgun sequence genome includes a window with the following:
- the LOC113037334 gene encoding protocadherin alpha-5-like, giving the protein MGNRDCAWIHMVILLCLCHWSASQLSYSISEETNKGTVVGNVAKDLNLNVQELETRDLRIISSYSKKYFDVNLRTGSLFVNDRIDREELCLRTVQCSLRVQAVLSNPVNVHRIEVTVLDINDNSPEFIEKSFSLNISETVSAGERYLLPIAEDADLGSNSVKSYRLNQNEHFSLDVQSGDEHAISAELVLQKALDREKQSVVNLILTAVDGGKPAKSGTLQITVNIIDSNDNAPVFSKSLYKVRVTENSTPGTLVVKLNATDLDEGMNSKLLYSFIKRGSSDPSDMFDLNSEKGEITVKGGLDYEGTHAYEVRVQVKDHGISPRSAHAKVLIEIFDMNDNPPLISVTSLMTPVKEDAELGTIVALITVSDKDGGENGVTSCKVVGSVPFNLKSNYKNDYSLVVDGPLDRETTSVYNVTITATDEGNPPLFSNKVITVHVSDVNDNAPRFTQPVMDVYVKENSPTGSVIYTVNAFDADLDVNAKVTYTLLDSSLKNIPVSSVLNINSETGDIISLQSFNYEELKTFQVKVQAKDSGVPPLSSNVTVNVLILDENDNRPTILAPYSEHGSVNSENIPYSAEAGYFVAKIRAVDTDSGYNALLSYHLSEPKGNNLFRIGTSTGEIRTKRRLSDNDLKTHPLVILVSDNGEPSLSATVSIDVVVVESTAEIQTQFRHVPVKEDSFSDLNLYLLIAIVSVSVIFLLSLITLIAVRCHRTDGTFSRYSAPMITTHPDGSWSYSKATQQYDVCFSSDTLKSDVVVFPAPFPPVDGELISINGGDTFTRTQTLPNKEKVGNKTPTLIHLHKTV; this is encoded by the coding sequence ATGGGAAACCGAGATTGTGCATGGATTCATATGGTTATacttctttgtctctgtcaCTGGTCTGCTTCACAATTATCGTACTCCATTTCCGAGGAGACGAACAAAGGCACTGTGGTAGGGAATGTCGCAAAGGACTTAAACCTCAATGTACAAGAGCTGGAAACCAGGGATCTGCGTATTATTTCGAGTTACAGTAAGAAATATTTTGACGTGAATTTAAGAACCGGAAGCCTCTTTGTTAACGACAGAATTGACAGAGAGGAGCTTTGTCTGAGAACGGTGCAGTGCTCCCTAAGAGTACAGGCTGTTTTAAGCAATCCAGTGAATGTGCATCGCATCGAAGTGACCGTGTTAGATATAAATGATAATTCACCAGAATTCATTGAAAAGTCATTTTCGTTAAATATATCTGAAACAGTCTCAGCAGGAGAACGATACCTACTGCCTATAGCGGAAGATGCAGATTTAGGCAGTAACTCGGTGAAGTCCTACAGGCTGAATCAAAATGAACATTTCTCGCTTGATGTACAGAGCGGTGATGAACATGCAATTTCTGCTGAATTAGTGCTGCAGAAAGCTTTAGATCGAGAAAAACAGTCGGTAGTTAATCTCATTCTGACCGCTGTAGATGGAGGAAAACCTGCCAAATCAGGAACACTTCAAATAACAGTAAACATAATAGATTCCAATGATAATGCGCCGGTGTTTAGCAAATCTCTATATAAAGTGAGAGTGACAGAAAATTCTACACCCGGAACACTTGTGGTTAAGTTAAATGCCACAGATTTAGATGAAGGCATGAACAGTAAACTACTGTATTCTTTCATCAAAAGGGGCAGCAGTGATCCATCAGATATGTTTGATCTCAATTCAGAAAAAGGAGAAATCACAGTGAAAGGTGGATTAGATTATGAAGGGACGCATGCTTATGAAGTCAGAGTACAAGTAAAAGATCACGGCATCTCTCCTCGCAGTGCGCATGCTAAAGTGCTTATAGAAATATTTGATATGAATGATAATCCCCCACTGATATCAGTGACGTCACTAATGACACCGGTAAAAGAAGACGCTGAACTGGGGACTATTGTTGCTTTGATTACAGTGAGTGATAAAGATGGAGGGGAAAATGGTGTAACCAGCTGTAAGGTAGTTGGATCTGTTCCGTTTAATCTCAAGTCCAACTACAAAAATGATTATTCTTTAGTTGTAGATGGACCGCTGGACAGAGAAACCACTTCTGTTTATAATGTCACCATTACAGCCACAGATGAAGGAAATCCACCTCTGTTCAGTAACAAAGTCATTACTGTTCATGTTTCTGATGTTAATGATAATGCACCTCGATTTACGCAACCTGTTATGGATGTGTATGTGAAGGAAAACAGTCCAACAGGCTCAGTAATTTATACAGTAAATGCCTTCGATGCTGATCTAGATGTTAACGCAAAAGTGACTTACACGCTGTTAGATAGTTCTCTTAAAAACATTCCAGTTTCatctgttttaaatataaattcgGAGACTGGGGATATAATCAGTCTGCAGTCTTTTAACTATGAGGAGTTAAAAACGTTCCAGGTTAAAGTTCAGGCCAAAGATTCTGGTGTTCCTCCGCTCAGTAGCAACGTGACTGTCAACGTTTTAATCCTGGATGAAAATGACAACAGACCCACGATTCTCGCGCCATATTCTGAGCATGGCTCCGTTAACAGTGAGAACATCCCCTATTCTGCTGAAGCGGGATACTTTGTAGCAAAGATCAGGGCTGTAGACACAGACTCTGGTTACAATGCGCTGCTTTCTTATCACCTGTCTGAGCCCAAAGGAAACAACTTGTTCAGGATCGGAACCAGCACCGGGGAGATCAGGACTAAGAGGAGATTGAGTGACAATGACCTCAAAACTCACCCCTTGGTGATCTTGGTCTCTGATAACGGAGAACCCTCCCTGTCAGCAACTGTGTCGATTGATGTGGTGGTGGTTGAAAGCACGGCTGAAATCCAGACTCAGTTCAGACATGTGCCTGTAAAGGAGGACAGCTTCTCGGATTTGAACCTGTATCTGCTGATCGCCATTGTGTCGGTGTCCGTCATCTTTCTGCTCAGCCTCATCACTTTAATAGCAGTCAGATGTCACAGGACAGACGGCACTTTCAGCAGGTACAGCGCCCCCATGATCACCACCCACCCTGACGGGAGCTGGTCTTACTCTAAAGCTACTCAGCAGTATGACGTGTGTTTCAGCTCAGACACGCTCAAGAGTGACGTGGTGGTTTTCCCCGCACCCTTTCCACCTGTAGATGGAGAACTGATCAGTATTAACGGAGGAGACACGTTTACCAGGACTCAGACTTTACCTAACAAAGAGAAGGTAGGCAACAAAACACCAACCTTAATCCATCTTCACAAGACTGTTTGA